The following coding sequences are from one Halobacteriovorax sp. JY17 window:
- the sppA gene encoding signal peptide peptidase SppA: MQTKNRAVIGILLMVFLFFIILMVFATYTVKVFNDESKVFDTQNKKGQIAVVEVSGPIMSAKNTVELLERAEKDKSVKAIILRINSPGGAVGPTQEIYEEIRRIDSAYNPEDKESKGKPIYASFDAIAASGGYYLGAATRRIYASAGTLTGSIGVIMNFTDLSRLYEFIKVKATPVKAGKYKDIGSPHRGMTTEESDIMNRMIKVVHRQFMGAIEETRKDKLKKDIIELAQGQIFSGEEARDLGLVDELGGLWTAGRAIHKELNLEGEFALKYIKKKKKSGLWDLVDNLDQATSNIRLSTMVDYMPMLIFGK, translated from the coding sequence GTGCAAACTAAAAACAGGGCAGTTATTGGAATCCTTTTAATGGTATTCCTTTTCTTTATAATTCTCATGGTCTTTGCGACCTATACTGTAAAAGTCTTTAATGACGAGTCTAAAGTCTTTGATACCCAAAATAAGAAAGGACAAATTGCAGTCGTTGAGGTCTCTGGCCCAATAATGTCAGCGAAAAATACGGTTGAACTTCTAGAGCGTGCTGAGAAGGATAAGTCTGTTAAGGCAATTATTCTAAGAATTAATTCTCCAGGTGGAGCCGTTGGTCCAACGCAAGAAATCTATGAAGAAATTAGAAGAATAGATAGTGCTTATAATCCTGAAGATAAAGAGTCTAAAGGGAAGCCAATCTACGCAAGCTTTGATGCAATTGCTGCTAGTGGAGGTTATTACTTAGGCGCTGCCACTAGAAGAATCTATGCTTCAGCGGGAACTCTTACTGGTTCAATTGGAGTCATAATGAACTTCACAGACCTTTCAAGGCTCTACGAATTTATTAAAGTAAAGGCCACTCCTGTTAAAGCTGGAAAATACAAAGATATTGGTTCACCTCATAGAGGCATGACGACAGAAGAGTCAGACATCATGAATCGTATGATCAAAGTTGTACATAGACAATTTATGGGTGCTATTGAAGAAACTAGGAAAGATAAGTTAAAGAAAGACATTATTGAACTGGCTCAGGGACAAATCTTTTCAGGAGAAGAAGCGAGGGACTTAGGTCTTGTTGATGAGCTTGGAGGCCTTTGGACAGCAGGGAGAGCTATTCATAAGGAGCTAAACTTGGAAGGCGAATTTGCTCTTAAATATATAAAGAAGAAAAAGAAGAGTGGCCTTTGGGATCTTGTTGATAATTTAGATCAAGCGACGAGTAATATTCGTCTAAGTACAATGGTAGATTACATGCCAATGTTAATATTTGGTAAATAG
- a CDS encoding MotA/TolQ/ExbB proton channel family protein: protein MTTGELDIFHIMLDASLVVKAVLLSLIIASVVSWAIILKKKKLIKELEENSRDFLEVYKNSSSLKEVMESCHNLSMSPHRSLFTHGYLELSKLKDALNDDKDRLEKHFSQYGLQFLERGMKKGVHEINVELEKFLSTLASIGSVTPFVGLFGTVWGIIGSFTGLAGGGATLDAVAPGIAEALVATAVGLVAAIPAVWFYNKFNNENAHIQSEMESFGQEFLNVVERSLAK from the coding sequence TTGACTACAGGTGAATTAGATATTTTCCACATTATGCTAGATGCAAGTCTCGTTGTTAAGGCAGTTCTTTTATCGTTAATTATTGCGTCGGTTGTATCATGGGCAATAATTTTAAAAAAGAAGAAGTTAATTAAAGAATTAGAAGAAAATAGTAGAGACTTTTTAGAGGTTTACAAGAACTCATCTTCTTTAAAAGAAGTAATGGAGAGTTGTCACAATTTATCAATGTCTCCTCATCGCTCTCTTTTTACTCATGGCTATCTAGAGCTCTCAAAGTTAAAAGATGCCTTAAATGACGATAAGGATCGATTAGAGAAACATTTCTCTCAGTATGGGCTCCAATTTCTTGAAAGGGGAATGAAGAAAGGTGTTCATGAAATTAACGTAGAACTTGAAAAGTTTCTCTCGACGCTGGCAAGTATTGGTTCAGTAACTCCATTTGTTGGTTTATTTGGAACAGTCTGGGGAATTATTGGATCATTTACTGGACTTGCTGGTGGTGGTGCGACTTTAGATGCTGTTGCTCCAGGGATTGCCGAGGCGCTAGTTGCTACTGCAGTAGGACTTGTCGCAGCTATTCCAGCTGTATGGTTTTATAATAAATTTAATAATGAGAATGCTCACATACAGTCTGAGATGGAAAGTTTTGGACAAGAGTTTCTAAATGTTGTGGAAAGATCACTAGCAAAATAG
- a CDS encoding biopolymer transporter ExbD — MAFNVGNKKGAISEINVTPLVDVMLVLLVIFMITAPLMLNGIKLDLPKTKEVNPISLNTTQVVLSFTASGDYYIGETKVLRGEIIPEVKSLFSKNKTDTLFLRADFGMKYGDVAKLMSFLKREGILKVALVTEIEKK; from the coding sequence ATGGCCTTTAATGTTGGAAATAAGAAGGGAGCAATATCAGAGATTAATGTAACCCCTCTCGTAGACGTTATGTTAGTTCTTCTCGTGATCTTTATGATCACAGCTCCTCTGATGCTAAATGGAATTAAGCTTGATCTCCCAAAAACAAAAGAAGTAAATCCAATCAGTTTAAATACAACACAAGTTGTTCTCTCTTTTACTGCAAGTGGAGATTACTATATTGGTGAAACAAAGGTTTTAAGAGGTGAAATTATTCCCGAAGTGAAAAGCTTATTTTCAAAGAATAAAACAGATACTCTCTTTCTTAGAGCTGATTTTGGAATGAAGTATGGAGATGTTGCAAAACTTATGTCTTTTCTAAAAAGAGAAGGGATTCTAAAGGTTGCCTTAGTCACGGAGATTGAGAAAAAGTAA
- a CDS encoding TonB C-terminal domain-containing protein, translating into MSVNTVSNKTFKYYFSWSFFFHLSFVALFFLFGKLVHDKISETRDYNIKLISASVKVDMVSMPKFTLKELKTMQVPAKGEAAVEKPSEKAAEVINKDDTVFEKKVAKPNFLDMMKGMSAKKVEKKKYKEVEKKGSDQGIGVDSNTLKKLVAEGNKISKGVALSGTGRSDQELSEFQMYASTVSAEVKQHWKLPGFLLDKNLKCRIRIYLKSDGSLLRSEIFESSGEKEFDNRAIKAVELAAPFSNVPSASRANALKGEIVLGFPL; encoded by the coding sequence ATGAGTGTGAATACTGTAAGTAATAAAACATTTAAGTATTACTTTAGTTGGTCATTTTTCTTCCATCTGAGTTTTGTTGCGCTCTTCTTTTTATTTGGAAAATTAGTTCACGATAAAATTTCTGAAACGAGAGATTACAATATAAAACTTATTTCAGCTTCTGTTAAAGTTGATATGGTTTCAATGCCAAAGTTTACATTAAAAGAGTTAAAGACAATGCAAGTTCCTGCTAAGGGAGAAGCTGCAGTAGAAAAACCGTCAGAGAAAGCGGCAGAAGTAATTAATAAAGATGACACTGTTTTTGAGAAGAAAGTAGCAAAGCCAAACTTCTTAGACATGATGAAAGGAATGTCAGCTAAGAAGGTTGAAAAAAAGAAATACAAAGAAGTTGAAAAGAAAGGTTCTGATCAGGGAATCGGAGTTGACTCTAATACTTTAAAGAAATTAGTGGCCGAAGGAAATAAGATATCTAAAGGCGTCGCTCTTTCTGGAACGGGACGATCTGACCAGGAACTTAGTGAATTTCAAATGTATGCTTCAACGGTTTCAGCAGAAGTGAAGCAGCACTGGAAACTTCCAGGGTTTCTCTTAGATAAAAATTTAAAGTGTAGAATTAGAATATATTTAAAATCAGATGGCTCTCTTCTTAGATCCGAAATTTTTGAATCTAGTGGAGAGAAGGAATTTGATAACAGAGCGATCAAGGCAGTCGAGCTTGCTGCACCTTTTTCCAACGTCCCATCGGCGAGTAGGGCAAATGCCCTTAAGGGTGAGATTGTTCTAGGGTTTCCACTATAG
- a CDS encoding sigma-54-dependent Fis family transcriptional regulator: MTEMVAKNSTRIEELSSILLSTLDEQVFFNEISKCLNEIVISDRVRILRVRENGSSSLVSENGQSVENSQIIEKGAGIAGYVLRTKKSYFSNNISRDPLFSSNDNGDTVAELCLPLGCDGFMIGTIHIQSLSEDRAFSREDITDVLEILGAIEKPVKNMKIYLSAKFLNESLSRQIEAKEKELEQSKSSVNILDSYRIEEKDIIGKSDSMKEIIRVADKVAAVDVATLVLGESGTGKEMIARRVHCRSARKEGAFISVDCSSLSEAQLEIELFGEEARDFTEAHNVRLGLIEQANNGTLFINNIESMPVMIQSKLIKFINEKMAFRLRGQIPYRSDVRIIASSARDFSELVDKGLFREDLFYALNTMSLRAPALRDRVEDIEMLASFFLNKGKSADLQKSLAPGALKSLQDYHWPGNVRELQSVMERAFILSDGMIVEKDHLSESVSQAEKVEEVSDSKVIEFSEMTLDELERKHICHTLEHLGGNKTKTAKTLGITVKTLYNKLHSYGMIEPKEA; the protein is encoded by the coding sequence ATGACTGAGATGGTGGCTAAAAACTCTACAAGAATTGAAGAATTATCGTCTATCTTATTATCAACTCTAGATGAGCAAGTATTTTTTAATGAAATCTCAAAATGCTTAAATGAGATCGTAATAAGCGATAGAGTGAGAATTCTTAGAGTAAGAGAAAATGGGTCAAGCTCACTAGTAAGTGAAAATGGTCAGTCAGTTGAAAATAGTCAGATTATCGAAAAGGGTGCCGGAATTGCTGGTTACGTTTTAAGAACAAAGAAATCATACTTCTCAAATAATATTTCAAGAGATCCTTTATTCTCTTCTAATGATAACGGAGACACTGTTGCTGAGCTTTGTTTACCACTAGGTTGTGATGGTTTCATGATCGGAACAATTCATATTCAGTCGCTTTCAGAAGATAGAGCATTCTCTAGAGAAGACATTACAGATGTTTTAGAGATTCTTGGTGCCATCGAAAAACCAGTAAAGAACATGAAAATTTATCTATCAGCTAAGTTCTTAAATGAGTCATTATCAAGACAAATTGAAGCAAAAGAAAAAGAACTAGAGCAGAGTAAATCAAGTGTAAATATTTTAGATTCTTACAGAATTGAAGAAAAAGATATTATCGGTAAATCAGACTCTATGAAAGAAATCATTAGAGTTGCAGATAAGGTAGCAGCAGTAGACGTTGCAACGCTAGTTCTAGGTGAGTCTGGAACAGGTAAGGAAATGATTGCTAGAAGAGTACACTGCAGAAGTGCGAGAAAAGAAGGAGCATTTATCTCTGTCGATTGTTCTTCTCTAAGTGAAGCACAATTAGAAATTGAACTCTTTGGTGAAGAAGCAAGAGATTTCACAGAAGCACATAACGTAAGATTAGGATTAATTGAACAAGCAAATAACGGAACACTTTTTATTAATAATATCGAATCAATGCCTGTAATGATTCAGTCAAAGTTAATCAAATTTATTAACGAAAAAATGGCATTTAGATTAAGAGGTCAGATTCCTTATAGATCAGATGTTAGAATCATCGCTTCAAGCGCGAGAGATTTCTCTGAGCTAGTAGACAAGGGATTATTTAGAGAAGACCTTTTCTACGCACTAAATACAATGTCACTAAGAGCGCCAGCTCTAAGAGATAGAGTTGAAGATATTGAAATGCTTGCATCATTTTTCTTAAACAAAGGTAAGAGCGCTGATCTTCAAAAGTCACTAGCTCCTGGAGCGTTGAAGTCACTTCAAGATTATCACTGGCCAGGAAACGTTAGAGAACTTCAATCTGTAATGGAGAGAGCGTTTATTCTTTCTGATGGAATGATTGTTGAGAAAGATCACTTGTCAGAAAGTGTTTCTCAAGCTGAAAAAGTTGAAGAAGTAAGTGATTCTAAAGTAATCGAGTTTAGTGAAATGACTCTTGATGAATTAGAGAGAAAGCATATTTGTCACACTCTAGAGCACCTAGGTGGAAATAAGACTAAAACAGCTAAAACTCTAGGAATTACAGTGAAGACTCTTTATAACAAGCTTCACTCATATGGAATGATCGAGCCAAAAGAAGCTTAA
- a CDS encoding HD domain-containing protein — MDVNKKGRVVFDPIYGFIKLTPVEYEIIHSPFYQRLRWIKQLGFSFYVFPGAEHSRFGHSIGVMFNAHRILQSCSRGVSDEELMDEKCLTKEAVYHKTLRIGALLHDLGTFVFSHTTESAYITFGETTNCKGGKGLQDDHENLGSFIIKNTDYEGGITHILKKYGLDPQTISDLVKGVDPSILANQILHSEIDCDRMDYLLRDAHYTGLKYGAYDRDYLLHHFEVKKVNQHDILTIRHNALHCVEDFLMSRFAWYSQVIRSPRGSKYDAIAERITFHFLEKGYIYRYSDLLDMIANDPMKFYGFNDNYFITLVQKHYSNGDLDKVPHIKDMALTLLLEKGAKTINCEEFKQILFDQDKASDNERIVKRAQAKVKELEDYIAKNGDPSDWILPDLPKKDIIYVKSPKAIAKNGQKSNLLLERDPVKISYENGDIKLLADVENSVISSLHKKMNYTPNVFCSMKTHERLIKAGLISS, encoded by the coding sequence ATGGACGTCAATAAAAAGGGAAGAGTTGTCTTCGACCCTATCTATGGCTTTATAAAGCTCACACCAGTTGAATATGAAATCATTCACTCACCATTCTATCAAAGATTAAGATGGATTAAGCAATTAGGATTCAGCTTCTATGTTTTTCCAGGTGCCGAACATTCGCGCTTTGGGCATTCTATTGGAGTAATGTTTAATGCTCATAGAATTTTACAATCGTGTTCAAGAGGTGTTTCTGATGAAGAGCTAATGGATGAGAAGTGTCTAACTAAAGAAGCGGTCTATCATAAGACTCTTAGGATTGGCGCTCTTCTTCACGATCTCGGAACATTTGTCTTCTCTCATACAACTGAATCTGCCTATATTACTTTTGGTGAAACAACTAATTGTAAAGGTGGAAAAGGTCTTCAAGATGACCATGAAAATCTTGGATCATTCATTATTAAAAATACCGATTATGAAGGTGGGATTACTCATATTTTAAAGAAGTATGGGCTAGACCCGCAAACAATTTCAGACCTTGTAAAAGGTGTGGACCCATCAATTTTAGCGAACCAAATTCTACATTCTGAAATTGATTGTGACAGAATGGACTATCTTCTCCGCGACGCTCACTACACAGGTCTTAAGTACGGTGCTTACGATAGAGATTATCTTCTGCATCACTTTGAAGTAAAGAAAGTAAATCAACACGATATCTTAACTATTAGACATAATGCTCTTCACTGTGTTGAAGATTTCCTCATGTCTAGGTTTGCTTGGTACTCTCAGGTGATACGTTCTCCAAGAGGATCTAAGTATGATGCTATTGCTGAGAGAATAACGTTTCACTTCTTAGAAAAGGGTTATATCTATAGGTATAGCGATCTTCTAGATATGATTGCCAATGATCCAATGAAGTTCTATGGCTTCAACGATAATTACTTTATAACATTGGTTCAAAAGCATTACTCCAATGGAGATCTTGATAAGGTCCCACATATAAAAGATATGGCCTTAACACTTCTTTTAGAGAAAGGTGCTAAGACAATTAACTGTGAAGAGTTTAAGCAAATTCTCTTTGATCAAGATAAAGCAAGTGACAACGAGAGAATCGTTAAACGTGCTCAAGCAAAAGTAAAAGAATTAGAAGACTATATTGCTAAGAATGGAGATCCTTCAGATTGGATTCTTCCAGATCTTCCTAAGAAAGATATTATCTATGTGAAATCTCCTAAGGCCATTGCTAAGAATGGACAGAAGTCTAATCTCTTATTAGAGAGAGATCCTGTGAAGATTAGTTACGAGAATGGAGACATTAAGCTGTTAGCCGATGTAGAGAATTCTGTTATCTCAAGTCTTCATAAGAAAATGAATTATACCCCTAATGTGTTTTGCTCAATGAAAACACACGAGAGGTTAATTAAAGCGGGATTAATTTCGAGTTAA
- a CDS encoding ABC transporter ATP-binding protein has translation MINTSFHKTQSSQNRSNFTSKNLFYLEDVSVNFGSTIGLSHVQFSVERGEVVFITGASGAGKTTLLRVLAGDIEPDSGRVKRPDSSIFISQVFQDLRVLGNLTCRENLNFCFDPKFYNSRKEFDKDIMELSRIVGITDRLDIKMKNANGGLKQKIAIIRALLSRPDIIVCDEPTSSLDAESARKIFDILNLYNVKRKLTVIWASHNKELVKQFSGRIVHLDGGKLVYSGHACFI, from the coding sequence ATGATCAACACTTCGTTTCATAAAACGCAAAGCTCACAAAATCGCTCAAATTTCACATCAAAAAATCTCTTCTATCTAGAAGATGTTTCTGTAAATTTTGGAAGTACAATTGGACTTAGTCATGTTCAGTTCTCTGTGGAAAGAGGTGAGGTTGTTTTTATTACTGGAGCTTCTGGAGCAGGGAAGACAACTCTTCTAAGAGTGCTTGCTGGAGATATAGAGCCTGACAGTGGACGAGTGAAGAGACCAGACTCTTCTATTTTTATTTCACAAGTATTTCAGGACTTAAGAGTTTTGGGGAACCTTACTTGTCGAGAGAATCTTAACTTCTGCTTTGATCCAAAATTTTATAACTCTAGAAAAGAATTTGATAAAGATATAATGGAACTATCAAGAATCGTCGGAATTACAGATCGTTTAGATATCAAAATGAAGAACGCTAATGGTGGATTAAAGCAGAAGATTGCAATCATCAGAGCACTTCTTTCAAGACCCGATATTATTGTCTGTGATGAGCCGACAAGTTCTCTGGATGCAGAGAGTGCACGAAAAATATTCGATATTTTAAATCTATATAATGTAAAAAGAAAACTTACAGTCATTTGGGCCTCTCACAATAAAGAATTGGTTAAGCAATTCTCGGGGAGAATCGTTCATCTAGACGGAGGTAAGTTAGTTTATTCGGGGCATGCATGTTTTATTTAA
- a CDS encoding M23 family metallopeptidase — translation MARIAPKLLFLLILLFSCAKGFAAKSVTISDLRKNLRSQERTLKKINARIINLEKNLSTRNKDYIEILESKRQIENQIYKNSEKIEKYIEVVREEKVRVKNLLGSVVANSFNDEETSADLLTKKMMAKALSQKILKLKSIEQILELKQLKYNEIQKSFKGLEENEREILEVITNLENQKKEYASQYVSIEKKKSDLSVEISSLKSKITYTKNKEKSSSKPVLVGYKFSSPIEDYVGVEYGKKGINFKFRSKQPIKNTIDGKVSFIGSLSNYGNVIMIEHGNQTRSIFLGQLKSKVKKGQSVASGEILGYTLVNSKSRELGKLYFEVRKKNIAQNTSLLMDDNFLAKNNLNNVKI, via the coding sequence GTGGCACGAATAGCCCCGAAATTATTATTCCTTTTAATCTTGCTCTTTAGCTGTGCTAAAGGGTTTGCAGCAAAGAGTGTTACGATCTCAGATCTTAGAAAGAATTTGAGATCACAAGAAAGAACCTTAAAGAAAATAAATGCTAGAATAATTAATTTAGAGAAGAATTTAAGTACAAGAAATAAAGATTATATAGAGATTCTTGAATCGAAGAGACAAATTGAAAATCAAATCTATAAGAACTCCGAAAAAATTGAAAAGTACATTGAAGTAGTAAGAGAAGAGAAAGTAAGAGTGAAGAATCTCTTAGGGTCTGTCGTTGCGAACTCTTTTAATGATGAAGAAACTAGCGCCGATCTATTGACTAAGAAGATGATGGCAAAAGCACTCTCTCAAAAGATCTTAAAACTTAAGTCAATTGAGCAAATCTTGGAGCTGAAGCAACTCAAGTATAATGAAATTCAGAAATCATTTAAAGGATTAGAAGAGAATGAGAGAGAAATTCTTGAAGTTATTACTAATTTAGAAAACCAGAAAAAAGAATACGCTTCTCAGTATGTTTCAATTGAGAAGAAGAAGAGTGATCTCTCTGTTGAGATATCTTCATTAAAATCAAAAATTACTTATACAAAGAATAAGGAAAAGAGTAGTTCCAAGCCCGTTCTTGTTGGATATAAATTTTCATCACCAATTGAAGACTATGTCGGTGTTGAGTACGGAAAGAAAGGAATTAACTTTAAGTTTAGATCGAAGCAACCAATAAAGAATACAATTGATGGAAAAGTCTCTTTCATAGGGTCATTATCAAATTATGGAAATGTTATAATGATTGAACATGGAAATCAGACAAGATCGATTTTCCTAGGACAATTAAAAAGTAAAGTTAAGAAAGGACAAAGTGTAGCCTCTGGAGAAATTCTTGGATACACTCTGGTAAATAGTAAGTCGAGAGAATTAGGGAAATTATACTTTGAAGTGAGAAAGAAGAATATCGCTCAGAATACTTCACTCTTGATGGATGATAATTTCTTAGCAAAGAATAATCTAAACAACGTAAAAATATAG
- a CDS encoding S41 family peptidase gives MKKKGARSFRAIALCISLSVGGLLMGFVGTQKVLAVTKSRFEKLELFNKVLFLVESQYYREVDTDKLIQGAIKGMMNTLDPHSAFLNKEVFAKMQEETQGEFGGLGLEVTQKSGHLIVVTPIEDSPAFKAGILPGDRIVEINHESTIGVTLEEAVDKMRGKNGDKISIGVVRENEDGIKSFVLTRQTIKIKPVKYDVVRKNYAFVRLKQFQKRSAEGIIDALKDIRKKTKKDGGLKGIILDLRSNPGGLLDEAVDVSSIFLKDGIVVSTEGRDPKNKEIRYVKKSGYKELDLPLVVLINSSSASASEIVSGAIQDMKRGIIMGSQSFGKGSVQTVAKIDDEKGVKLTIAQYMTPKGRKIQAVGIVPDVFVDEVEANWVTENKKEQGYIRESDLKNHLTATIETKEEKKLRIQNEKEDRKLRMEKLEKLKKDKKKDHKNKWMIKYNPSDDYQVLQAVNYIRSFDLFKKMNK, from the coding sequence ATGAAAAAAAAGGGTGCGCGAAGCTTTAGAGCTATCGCTCTATGTATTTCGCTTTCTGTTGGTGGTTTACTTATGGGCTTTGTGGGTACGCAAAAGGTCCTCGCTGTTACAAAATCAAGATTTGAAAAATTAGAGCTCTTTAATAAAGTCCTTTTTCTCGTTGAATCTCAATACTATAGAGAAGTAGATACAGATAAGCTTATTCAAGGTGCAATAAAAGGAATGATGAATACACTTGATCCTCATTCTGCCTTTTTAAATAAAGAAGTCTTTGCAAAAATGCAAGAAGAGACACAAGGAGAGTTTGGTGGTCTTGGTCTTGAAGTTACTCAAAAAAGTGGACATCTAATAGTCGTAACTCCTATTGAGGATTCACCGGCTTTTAAGGCCGGAATCCTTCCGGGTGATAGAATTGTTGAAATCAATCATGAATCTACGATTGGCGTGACGCTTGAAGAAGCAGTAGATAAAATGCGTGGAAAGAATGGAGATAAAATCTCTATCGGCGTTGTTCGTGAAAATGAAGATGGTATCAAGAGCTTTGTTCTTACTAGGCAAACAATCAAGATTAAGCCAGTTAAATATGATGTGGTAAGAAAGAATTATGCATTTGTAAGACTGAAGCAATTTCAAAAGAGATCGGCGGAAGGGATTATTGATGCACTTAAAGATATTAGAAAGAAAACAAAGAAAGATGGTGGCCTCAAAGGAATTATTCTAGACCTTAGATCAAATCCAGGGGGACTTTTAGATGAAGCAGTAGATGTATCTTCGATCTTCTTAAAAGATGGAATTGTTGTTAGTACTGAGGGAAGAGACCCTAAGAATAAAGAAATAAGATACGTAAAAAAATCAGGTTATAAAGAATTAGACCTACCTCTTGTTGTACTTATTAATTCTTCATCAGCTTCTGCTAGTGAGATTGTTTCTGGAGCGATCCAAGATATGAAACGTGGAATTATAATGGGGTCTCAATCTTTTGGAAAAGGTTCTGTTCAAACAGTTGCTAAAATTGATGATGAGAAAGGTGTCAAACTTACTATTGCTCAATATATGACTCCTAAAGGGAGAAAGATTCAAGCTGTAGGAATTGTTCCAGACGTCTTTGTTGATGAAGTTGAAGCCAATTGGGTGACGGAAAATAAGAAAGAGCAGGGTTATATTAGAGAATCTGATTTAAAGAATCACCTAACTGCAACTATTGAGACAAAGGAAGAGAAGAAACTTCGAATTCAGAATGAAAAAGAAGACAGAAAACTTAGAATGGAGAAGCTTGAAAAGCTTAAAAAAGATAAGAAGAAAGATCATAAGAATAAGTGGATGATTAAGTATAACCCAAGTGATGATTATCAAGTTCTGCAAGCGGTTAATTATATACGTTCATTTGATCTCTTTAAGAAAATGAATAAATAA
- the xseA gene encoding exodeoxyribonuclease VII large subunit, which translates to MSNIRYDSVSTLVGKVKGLLEGQFRSVSIEGEVTNFSLSSSGHYYFTLSDRNSSLSACLFKMDALRNPEVKMLKDGDKVQCIGSIGVYAKRGSFQLIAKRITKAGGGGDLLAEFEKLKKKLAQEGLFDLEVKKKIPTMAKKIAVITALRGAALQDFLNIMKRRTLWTDILVVPTLVQGDGAAASIRKSLFNTIKFSLDNPNNKVDVIVLTRGGGSLEDLWAFNDEALAWDIYNCPIPIISAVGHQVDYSISDFVSDMRCETPSAAAQVLSEGQTQILSRIENVRRHLNNSAKNIIYSRRDRVGALRPEALLSRVNNLFQDYKFRLEKCSLEKRDVELIGLHDHWFRIDDNMKRMKASLDNILKDREHRVSKSIELLNALSPNNVLERGYSYVTSEDGHVVASSKEFTALPNGATLSIQFSDGKNKVSKV; encoded by the coding sequence ATGAGTAATATTCGCTATGATTCAGTTTCAACCCTTGTGGGAAAAGTAAAAGGCCTCTTAGAAGGTCAATTTCGTAGTGTCTCTATTGAGGGAGAAGTCACAAATTTCTCTCTTTCTTCTTCTGGTCATTATTACTTCACTTTATCTGATAGAAATTCTTCTCTTTCGGCCTGCTTATTTAAAATGGATGCTTTAAGAAATCCTGAAGTAAAGATGCTAAAAGATGGGGATAAAGTTCAGTGTATTGGAAGCATTGGAGTTTATGCAAAGAGAGGATCTTTTCAATTAATTGCAAAGAGAATAACAAAAGCTGGAGGGGGAGGAGATCTTCTTGCAGAGTTTGAAAAATTAAAGAAAAAGCTAGCGCAGGAAGGGCTCTTTGATCTCGAAGTGAAAAAGAAAATTCCAACTATGGCAAAGAAGATTGCAGTAATAACTGCTCTAAGAGGAGCGGCGCTACAAGATTTCCTAAACATAATGAAGAGAAGGACTCTTTGGACAGATATTCTCGTTGTTCCGACCCTCGTTCAGGGTGATGGAGCGGCAGCTTCCATTAGAAAGTCTCTTTTTAATACCATTAAATTTTCTCTAGATAATCCAAATAATAAAGTTGATGTTATCGTTCTTACTCGTGGTGGAGGAAGTTTAGAAGATTTATGGGCCTTTAATGATGAGGCCTTAGCATGGGATATTTATAATTGCCCTATCCCAATTATTAGCGCTGTAGGACATCAAGTTGATTATTCTATTTCAGACTTTGTAAGTGATATGCGCTGTGAGACTCCTTCCGCTGCTGCTCAAGTCTTAAGTGAAGGGCAGACTCAAATTCTCTCTCGTATTGAAAATGTGAGAAGACACTTAAATAATAGTGCGAAAAATATAATTTATTCTAGAAGAGACCGTGTGGGAGCACTTAGACCAGAGGCACTTCTTTCAAGAGTAAATAATCTCTTTCAAGATTATAAATTTAGGCTAGAGAAATGTTCTTTAGAAAAAAGAGACGTCGAGCTTATCGGTCTCCATGATCATTGGTTTCGCATTGATGATAATATGAAGAGAATGAAGGCCAGTCTAGATAATATACTTAAAGATAGAGAGCATAGAGTCTCTAAGTCTATTGAGCTATTAAATGCTCTAAGTCCTAACAATGTTCTTGAAAGAGGATATAGTTATGTGACAAGTGAAGATGGTCATGTGGTGGCAAGTTCAAAAGAGTTCACTGCTCTTCCTAATGGAGCAACCTTAAGTATTCAATTTAGTGATGGTAAGAATAAAGTGAGTAAAGTGTGA